The following is a genomic window from Acidobacteriota bacterium.
TCTCGCCCTCGTGTGCTCGAGGAGGATCTTCACCCGATCGTGAATCGGCTGGCCGGATGGGTCGTCTAGGAGAAGGAAACGGACACTCCCGCAGCTTTTCTTCGTCTTTCCGGTCGTCATCTCAGACGTTCCTCTTCAGTGCGTAAGGATCACTTCAGTGGGACTCTCGGCGCTCGCGGCAGAAGGTTGATTCTCGGTGTGCCTAACCGTCTCAACCCGCCGGTCACTGGATGCCAGAGAGGGCGAGGGGGATTGGGAAGTCCCCTGTTCTCAGTGGGCCGAGGGATCGGCTCCCGCCCTATAGCTTGGCAAGTGCTTCGATAAATACTCTCATTCATTTCATAGCGTTTATTCTCCAGATACCCTCCATAGATGCTGGGACCACCAAAGCGACGTATCCAGTCTTCTTCAACGACCCTTGCCAGAGAGCCTTTTACTGTTGCAAGGACTAGGAATGAGTAGCCGGAGCCATGCTCAGCCTGCCTAACATTGAACCTGCCAAACCCAAGGTCTGTCCCAGACCTGCCTACATAGAAGTACCCTGCGCTTAAATCGATTCTCAAGTATACAATGCTATTCCCTCGGCTCTCCGCCTGGGCGACCGAAGCATCCAGCTCTTTGGATGATAAAAATTGTCCACTAGGCGGTATTGACGGAGAACTTACCGATGGAGTGACTTTAGACGCTCCCCAAGCACTCTTCATGGCTTTCTTCAACTCAAGATCGTAAAGAAAACCCTCCTCTGAGTCCTCCCTGGGTAAGCGCCCTTCCATAACTGCACGATCACGAGGTGTCGGGGCGAGACCTGGCCCATCCCATCGCCTCAAGGTTGGCCCAGGAACCTGACCTGGAACGAACGATAGGATCCCTTGGCCCTGCGGGCCAGTATTCAGAATCGCCTCTCGATCTTTCCGACCATCCGGATCGACAAACCTCAAAGGGTTATTAACAGCGTATCTATAGCCAGCACTGCCGCTCGAAGAACCTTCCGGATCATTAGAGAACCATCTCGCCAACCATGGGGCGTAATATCTCGCTCCGTAATAGCAGAATCCGCTCTCCTCATCCCGCTCCTTCCCACTAAACCGAAACCTCTTCCCCACGAACCCCCCGAAGCTCGTCTCCCCGTAGGGCGTATATTCCTCGCGAACCACCCCTCCACCGGGTCCCGCCACCGTGACGTGGCTGTTCCCGAGGTGATCTCCGAGGTGGTATTGCACCGGTTCCGACGGATCGCCGGAAAAAGGAGGCCCCACGCGCCGGACGGCGATGCGTTGGTGGCCGTCCAGCACGTGGAGGGTGTCGTTTTCGGTGATGGAGCCCCCGCTTACCTTTCGGTGATGCTCGAAGAGGCCGTCGACGTAGACGGTGGACCGGTGACCGCCGGAGGAGGTGCGCACCAGCTTCTTCACCCGTTCCCCGGAACCGTCGTAGAGGTAGTGGGCGTGGACGGAGGGCTCGGCGCCCTGCATCTGGTTGCGGAAGGCGCGCAGGCGGTCACTGTGATCCCACTCGAAGTGACGGCTCAGGCCCTCGCGAGTCAAATTGCCGTTGGCGTCGTAGGCGTAGGAGTAGGTCTCGCCGTCCACCTTGAGGCTCTGCAAGCGGTTGAGCCCGGGCTGCAGCGTGAAGCTGCGCACCACCGAGCCATGCTTGAGCCGGGTCAAGTTCCCCGCCCCGTCGTAAGTGTAGGACTCCGTGTAGAGCCGCGCCCTGGTGAGGTCGGTGCCGGGGGATCGATCGGTCCACGGCGGCGGCGGGGGCGGGGGCGGCGCGGCGTGCTCGCGGCCGGTGGCCCGTAGCAGGCGATCCAGAGAATCGTATTCGAAGCGGCGCAGCAGGGCATCGCCCTGAACCAGCCGACGGGCGAGCTCCGGATCGTGCCCCTGGACCTCGAGGCTCTGGGGATTGTCGAGAACGCCGCACCGGGGAGCCCGGTCCTGGATCTCCAACAGGTTGCCCCCGAGGTCGTATCGATAGGCCAGGTCCTGAAACAGTGTCGCCGGATCGCTCTGCGACCCCGAGGGAACGTACGCCGCGTCGCCCTCGCTCTGTAGCCGCTCGGAGCGCAGCCGAACAAGGCGGAAGGTCTCGGGGTCGTAGGCGTAGCGGGTCATCACGCCGTTGCCGTAGACCAGGAGAATCCGCTGGCCCCGGGCGTTGTAGGCGATGCGTTCCACGAAGGGCTCCCCCGCCAGCGAAAGCGCCTCCAGAGCTCCGGCGCGGTTGTATCGGGGTTCGAGGCGCTTGCGCTCGCCGTCGGCGTCCAGGGGATAGAGGGTGGTCGTGACGCGATCGAGGGCGTCATAGGTGCTCGACAGCCGATGCTCGGCGGGATCCAGCAAACGCCGGGCGCGCTCTTCCAGCGACTCACCGGGCCGAGGTTGCCAGTGAACCCGCAGAGCGTCGGTTCGCCCGCCGGGCTCCGTCGTGGCCGACGGGTACACGGCGAGGATCGCCTCGTCGGAGAGGACCTGGCGAGTCTTCTCGACCACGTTGCCCTTGAAATCGTAGGCCTCGAAGGTGAGGCGACCCGCTTCGTCGTAGTGCTGGTAGAGGCGACCGAGGAGGTTGAGCTCGGCGGGGGACCGCTGCGGCTCCGCCTGCGGGTCGTCGCCGTAGATCAAGACTTCCCGCAGAGTGATCTCTCGCGCCCCGGAGTCCCGGGCCCACAGCCGCACCGGCCGCTGGAGGGCGTCGTAGGAACGCAGAATCAGAGCGCCGCGCGGGTCGCGGCGCTCGATCTCGTTCCCTGCGGCATCAAATATCGACCACCGCACGCCGGCATCGAGACTCTCGGTGCACAGCTTGCGCCCGGCCAGGTCGTAGAGGTAGCGGAAGACGATGTGACCGAGGGCGTCCTGGACCTCGACGGGATGGCCCTGGAGGTTGTAGGTGGTGACCGTCGACAACTCCTGGACCGTGACCGCCGCCCCCGCTTCAGGCTTGGAGGTGAGACGTTCGATGGTTTCCACCGGGCGTCCCAGGGCGTCCAGCGTCGTGCTGCGGGGAGTGTTCCAGCTGTGGCGAAACTCCAGCGCCCCATCACCGTGGGTACGGCCGCCGTTGTCGTTGGCGTCGTAGGCGAAGACCTCCCAAGGGGACGGCCGGAAGAGCGCTGGATCGGTGAGGTCCGGGGGCCTACCGTAGACCACCCGCTCCTCCGAGCCCTGCGGATTCACCGTCCGGATCACCCGGCCCAGCGGGTCGTACTCCATGACCACGCTGGCCCCCGGGGTCTCCTCCCCCAGCGGCTGATATTCCCAGCCGTGATCGAAGAACGGCTCGTACTTCCGAACCACCCGCCCTTTGTTGTCGTAGATCTGCCAGCCGCTGACGAGGACGTTGTCGGATTCCCCTGGTCCCCGCCGGCGTCCGGACAGCGTCCGCCGGCAAGCTTCGTTCCCACCGTCAACCGGCGGGAGCGAGCCCTGCCCCAACGGCCCCTCACCGAAGAGCACGTCCTCGGCCTGGGTGCGAGCCTGCAAAGGGCGCCCGAAGCCGTCGGAGTATTCGACGGTGGTGAGGGTGCGCTGCCGATCCTCCCCGGAGACGCCCTCGTCGTGGTGATGATGCTCCCGCCGCACCGTGGTTACGGAAATAGGCCGGCCAACCGGCGAGAAGGCACTGAGGTCGTAACGCAGCACGGTGCTCGGGTGATCGCCATCCCCCACCGCCTCACCCTCCTTGCCCTGCACCGCGATGGAGCTCAGCAGGCCGAGGGGGGTGAAACCGAACACCTTGCGGTTGCCGTTGGGGTCGGTGACCTGCCGCGGCTGAAGCACCCGATAGTCATAGTCGGCCTCGGTGCGCAATCCCGCCGCATCGACGACGACCACCGGTAGGAGATCGTAGGAATCGTAGGAGATCCGTGTTGCCGTGGTGGGCGCCACGGCGCCGGCAGCCTCGCCGGCGAGAGGATCGAGGTGTGCGGTCACCAGCCCGCGGCCCGGACCGTCGGCGGCCGCCTGCACGTCGTAGCACCGCCGTTCGGTGCGGGCGAAGCAGCCCGCGAGGCAGCCGTCGTCTTCCGAATGGACCACGTAGCCTGCGGCCCTCGGCAATCGGGCTCGGAACTCCGTCGGGTAGTCCACGGACCAGGCGATCTCGTCGGGACTCGCTTCACCGGCAAACAGATAGGGCGCGAGCCCCTCGAAACCCGCAGCCTCCCCGACTCGCCGCAGCATCCCCTCGGCGAGGACCAGCTCCTCGGTGCGCACCAGGGCGCCCCACCTCCCGACCCTTCCCAGAGGGAGACCGTGGAAGGGCTCGCCGTCGTAGAAGTTGAGAGTCTGGGCCAAAGGCCGAAGCCCCTCTTGGAGTCGGCCTCGCTCGACGATTTCTTCCAGCGAGAACCCGCCTTCGTCGACGATGTCGAAGCGCGTCGTCATCGATATCCGGTCCCGTATGTGCCTCTCCAATGCCGCAGCCGGCGAGCCCTCGGCAGGCTCTGCATAGCGAGTCAGCGTGCAGGTCGCGAGGTACCGTCCCGCGGGGCGATCCCCCGGGCGGCGCCAGCCCCTCGGACAAGCGATCTCGAGGACCCTCCGGGGCTGGCCGAAGGGATCGTAATCCGCGGTGAGGGTGAAGCGGGTGGCGGGATCCTCCCCGCGCTCCCACCGCGTCTCCCTCTCTTCCAGGACATGGGGAAAGAAGACGCGCCGGCGACCCGGGTCACCGGCCTGAGGCGGGACCTCTTCGCGCACTCCGTAGAGATGCTCGGTGACCGTATAGGGCCGATCCTCCAGCTCGCCGCCGTCCAGGGCGTAGAGCTCGCTACGCAAGATGCGGCCGCGCAGGCTGCGCAGGGCGTCGCGCCGGGTGGGCGGAGGGAGGGACCGCAGCGCCCGCTCCTGATTCGGCGGCCGAGAGAGGAGCTTCGGATCCTCGCTCCAATATTCGGTGGTGAAATCCTGCTCCGTCCATCCGCCGGCCTCTCCCGCGACGGCCCCTTGATGGAACCAGGTGCGGGTTTCCACCGGCGGCGAGAAGCGCTCGGTGGGGACGGTCTGGAAGCCCCCTCCGGGATGAAGACCGGAGGTACCGTAGCGCTCGAATTCCTCCGAATCCCGCTGGTCTACCCGCCCGAACCCGCGGAACTCGCGCTCCTCGCCGTCCCAATAGCCGTGGTGATAGCTGTACTCCGTGGTGAGCTTGCCGCCGGACAGCTGATCGGCGGCCTCCACCCGCGCCACCACCTGGACGGGGAACGGCAGCGGTGTTCGCCAGGCCAAGCCCCGCTCCTGATCGGCGAGGTAGCTTCGCGTCGAGGGTTGGTACTCCACCCGGGTCACCGCCCCCGAGTGGTTGTTCATCGCGGTGAGCAAGTAGGGCTTGACCCCGCCGGTGAAGTCGAGGAAGTACGAGCGGCCCCGAAGCTCGAGGCCCGCTTCACGACTCCACAGAATCCCGGCGATGCCGGTGCCCAGCAGGTCGATCAGGCGCACGGAGTCACGGTCCGACACCGGCGGCGTGCCCCGGATCTCGATGGGCTCACTCCAACCCAAACCCCCTCGGTTGATCCACAGAGTGACCCGAGTGTCGGAGACGTAGACCAGGTCGGCCAGGCCGTCCCCGTCCACGTCCCCCAGCAGGATGCGGGCGGGGTCGTAGCCTGCGGGGAAACGGGGGCTCTTCTGCATCGACACCCGCGGCGCCCAGTCGCCGCGCCCGAGACTCGGCCAGACCTCGACGCTGCCGTCGTGGATCAGGACGATGTCCTGCAGGCCGTCCCCCGTCATGTCGGCCCAGCGCACCCGGGGGTCGGAGAAAGAGAGGTTGGGAAATTCCTCGAGCCGCCGCCGCTCGACCCGGCGGGTGGCGTGCCAGCCGCGCTCCGGGTCGTTGAAGTAGCACTCCAGGCTCGAGCCCGAGCGCACAGCATCCGTCACACCGTCGCCGTCGAGGTCCACCAGCCGCACTTCCGGATCCTCCAGGCTGAACGTGGGGGCGGTGCGGTAGCGTCGAAACGAGCGCCGATCCCAAGTGCCGCTAGAAGCCAGAGGGTAGTAACCGGCCCGCTCCCCCGTCGCCACCAGCAGGTCCGCGCGACCATCCCCGTCGGCGTCGATGATGCGGATCCCCGGCTGAGCGAAGCTCAGGCCCGCGGGAGCGTCGCGCATCGGCCGCGGGAAATCGAAGCGGCCGCCCCCCAGATTGCGCCAATAGCGCACGGTGGGCCCCATCTCCAGGAAGTCGGGCAGGCCATTGCCGAAGAGATCCACCAGCTCCAGGTGCGGATCGGCGAGGGAGCGAGCGGGCAACTCGGCGCTGGCGAGAGTTAGGAACTCTCGGGCCTGTGGCTCGAAGCGGGAATAGCCGAATTCCAGCGGCGGCAGCGCCTCGCTGAGATCGCCGTCGTGGCCGGTGACGGCGATCCGGCTCAGGAGCGAGGTGCCGTTGGCGGGCAGACGGTCCGCCGAAACCTCGGTCTCGTCGAGGTAAGTCAGGCCGTAGGTGCGGACGTGGCGTTCGGACTCGGCGTGGGTGCGGACCTCGATGGCGCGGCAGCGCCACCGGGTTCGAAGCTCGAAACCGGGGCGGCGATCAGAGAGAGGATCCGGGCGCTCGTGGTCGTAGTCGAAGGTGACGGAAACCAGGTAGCGCTCCTCCGAGGCAGCCCCGTAGTCCACGTAGCGGATGCGCCGCAGGTAGAGCTGATCCCAAAGCCGATCCCCCTCGCCGGAGTCCCGCTCATACTCATAGACGATGCGATTGCCGAAGGGATCCACCGTTCGCGTCAGGCGCCAGGCGAAGATCCTCTCCGGGTCCGTCGGATCGGTCACGACGCCGGGATCCCTACCGTGGCCTTCCCCCTCCCCCGTGGGTGGCTCGGTGCCGTAGTCGCTGATCAACCCATCCTTGCTCCGTACCCGCCAGAAGTCGCTTCCAGGCTTCCGGTGGTGCTCGACTCGGGCGAATAGCCCCTCGGTCCGTGGCCGGTAGGTAGCCACCCCTCCGGCACGCCCCACCTCCACCAGATCCTCTGCCCCGGACAGTAGGAAGACATCACGCTGGTCGTCGTAGCGAGGTACCCCTTTCGAAGTCTTACGGCGGATGCCGGGAAGACTCAGCCTCCAGCCGAGGCCGAAGGGTCCCTGACCGTGGCCTGAGCTGTAGGTGAGACTGAGCTGCGGCTGGAATCCGTTGCGCCCCGCCGGCAACGTGATCGGCACCGAGAGGTTGCCGGTACCGGTAAAGAGGTCCGGAGAGAATTTCTCACCGATGCCCTGGAGCGCACCACCGCCCTGCGGGAGGGCGATCAGTTCGGCGGGCGACTCTCGTTGGAGACTCACAGGGCTCCTCGCGGGGCGTAGGGAATCTGTCGATAGAACTCCTAATAATTAGTATTCGTCGCAATGCATCGACTCTCAATACCCTTTCTAGGGGGCCTTTCTGGGGGCAAGGCCACCTCCAGGGGCGGTTCCCTCGGTACTTCGGGTCCAAGAGCCTGCTGAAAGAGTCAGCCAACGGTAAGTGCTGCAGCAGGCTTGTAGTTCGCTGGTCTGCTCCACAGCCCATGGTGAAAGTCGGTCGCCGGCGAGACTCCCTTCGAGCCCCCTCCGAAACCCGAGCGATCTCCCGCCGGCTGCGCTGAAACCCACTCCCCTCCTCCGGTACACTCCCCCCATGCGACGCAAACGCCCGTCCCGTCTCGTCTACTCTTCCGAATCGATGGTCTGTGCCAAGTGTGGATGGCCGGCCAAGGAGTGTAAGTGCTCCGACAATCTGGGCGAGCCAGTGCCGGAGAAGGTCGTCGCCAAGCTGCGCATCGAGAAGTCCGGACGCGGCGGCAAGACCGTCACGGTGATCTATGGCCTGCCGCGCAATGAGTCCATGCTCAAGGCCCTGGCGAAGGAGCTCAAGAAGGCCTGCGGCAGCGGCGGCAAGGCTGGAGACGGGCAGGTCGAGATCCAGGGAGACCAGCGCGACCAGATCCGCCAGCTGCTCCAGGATCGCGGCTGGATTGTCAAAGGCTAAACATCACCTTCCCTCCCGCTTCGGCTCGGATCTAGAAGCACCGAGCCCTGCCTATCCCCGGGTCCAACGAATCGACCTCTCCGACCCTCGGAGTGGGCGCCCGGCCTTGGAGCAGCCCTCGTCCGGCCCTGAGGAGGGGGGCAAAACGAGCTGTTCGGCACTCCTTTTATAACGAATGCACTCTTTAATCGTCTTCCAGGCCGCATCCCGACGGGGTGCGGCCCTTCGACGCATGGAGAGAGCTCGGGCCCTCGTCGGGAGGGCTGGACTTGGCCGGCGGTGGCTGGCCGGAATGTTCTAGAAGGAGACTGGAAATGTCGTGGAAATCAAGCACCGTGAGAGCCTTGCTCTGTACCGGATTGTTGATCGTCGGCTTGGGAGCTCCTGGCCTCGGGGTCGAGGCCCAGCCCGGAGTTCCCGGAGTCGATTCCTCCCTACCCTTCGAGGTAGACCCCATCGCTACGGCGCAGCAGGGGCCGGAGCCGGTGGGTGAAGAGATCGCTCTGACCATCGAATCGCCGGCGCGGCTGGGTACCGGCACCGCTTCGACGGCGCCGGTGTGGAAGTACGAGCTCACCGACCCGGGAGCCTCGTACATTGCGCCGCACTTTGCATCGATGAATCTGCCGGAGGGCGCCGAGCTCGTTCTGCGCTCTCCCGACGGCAGCCGTAGCTGGACGTATACCGGTGCCGGCAAAATCGTCCCCGGCGCCAGCGGCTTCTGGGGTCTGCACATCCCCGGCGAGACCGCGGTGCTGGAGCTCTTCTCGGCCAAGCCGGTGCCCCAGGGCGCGGTCCTCCTCGACAGCTATGCCCGCGGCTTCCCCGACTCTTTCCCCCCTAGCGAGCCGGAAGCCCTGTGCGGCCCCGACGATTCCCAGTGGGCCAAGTGCTACGGCGGCACCATGTACAACAAATCGAGAGCGGTGGCGCGGCTGCTGATCAACGGCGTTAGCGCCTGCACCGGCTGGCTGGTGGGGCCCAACGGTCATCTGATGACCAACGAGCATTGCATCGGCAGCGCCTCCGCCGCCGCCAACACCAACTATGAGTTCATGGCCGAGGGCTCCAGCTGCTCTACCAGCTGCGCCTCGTGGTTCGCTTGCCCGGGCACCGTGGTGGCGACCTCGGCGTCGCTGGTCAAGCTCAACACCAGCCTGGACTACGCCCTGGTGCAGCTGCCCACCAATCCCACGGGCACCTACGGCTACTTCCAGCTCGACGCCTGCGGAGCCAGCGTTGGCGACGAGATCTACATTCCCCAACACCCCGCGGCCTGGGGCAAGCGCATCGCCCGAGCGTCGAGCCACTCGCTGGACAGCGGCACCTGCCGCGTGCGCAGCCTCACCGAGACGGCCTGCTCCGGCGGCCCCGGGGACGTCGGTTATTACTGCGACACCCAGGGCGGCTCTTCCGGCTCACCGGTGGTGCGGCACTCCGATCACTACGTCATCGCCCTGCACCACTGCCGCGGCAACCCCACCTGCACCAGCACCGGCGGTCAGGAGAATCGCGGCGTGCCCATCGACGCCATCATCTCCGACCTTGGCGGGCTGCTGCCGTCGGGCGCGGTGGTCAACACCTGCGCCGCCAACCTCAACCTCACCGGCACGCCCTACTACCAGGTACCCTTCGGCGTCGGCCTGAGCGCCAACTGGAGCTCCATCCCCGGCGCCGCCTCGTACCGCGTGACCCATTTCCGCCAGGACGCCTGCGGCTCCGCCAGCGTCACCATCACCACCACCGGAAACTCCTCGGGCTCGGGCGCCCACAACAACTGTGGCGCCCCGGACTCGTGCTACTACCGGGAGGCGACGGTGGAGGCGCTGGATAGCGGCGGCAATGTGATCACCAGCGAGACCGTTTCCCTCTGCGAGGTCGGCCCGCCACCGCCCCTCAACCTCACCGCCACGGCGTATTTCCAGTCCGGCTATCGGGTCGGCCTGAGCGGCAGTTGGAGCGCGGTGCAGGGAGCGGCGAATTATCGGGTGACCCACTTCCGCCAAGACGCCTGCGGCTCCGCCAGCGTCACCTCCACCACCACCGGCACCAGCTCCTCCTCCGGCGCCCACGCCAACTGCGGGGCCCCCACCCAGTGCTACTACAAACGCATCACGGTGGAAGCCATCAGCGCCCAGGGCACCTCCTTCATCACCGAGAGCGCAGATCTGTGTGAGATCGGCAATCCGTGAGGTCTGAGGTCCGATAGAGAAACCTGAGTAGAAGACGGAGCGGCCCGCCGCCTTTCGGGGTGGCGGGCCGCTGTGTGTGTGCCATCCCTGCTCCGGCTGCTCCGGATCGCCCTGAGCAAGCCCTCGGCCCCTCAGCCGCCTCCACCGCAGCCCTCGCTCACCTCGACGACTTCGCGGCTCCCTCCTCCGGGGTCTCGCCGCTCTTCCCCTCTCGTTTCTGGCGCCGAGAGTTGATCTCGGCGAGGACGACGGCGGTGGCGGCCAAAGCGCTGAGAACGAGGACTACAACCATTCCTGCATCGAAAACCATAGCTTCTCCCTCTCCTGGGATCCCAGGAGTCAAAAATTCGTCGAACCTTCAGCGAACGGTCAGACGATGGGAGAAGGAGGTCCCCGTTGGGAGCTGGGTTGTTGGCTGAGGAACCGAGGGCGCATCCCCTTCGGTATCGCGCCGCCGCGGGCGACGGTCTGCAGGGGAGGTGCAAAGCTGACGAAGAGGCCCGATACCTGGGCATCGAGCTCCGAGGAGGGTGAGGAGTGAGGGCGAGATTCGAGTGGATCGACACCCACCGAGCCACCGGCAGCCCAGACGTGATGAGATCCACTCAGGCCGCCAGCGCCCTGATCGGCTGCCGGTAGCAGGCCCAAGGAAAACCCACCGGCGAGGAGCGCCCAAAGGGCAACGGCGACTGAGATCCCTCGCATCATAGGAACAAGCTAGCACTCTCGCGGTCCGAGAACCAGCAGAATCTGGAACCGTCGGGGGCGATGCCGTCCCGCAGGGGCTGAAGGCCGGCTTGCTCCCCAACCGCCGGGACGCGTATTCTCAAAGAGCCCAGCACCACTCCTCGGAAGCGATCCTGAGAGCAACAATGAAGAAAGTCTGCATCATCGGAGCCTCCGGCAAGCTTGGGCAGTACATGGTGCAGCATGCGCTGGATCGCGGGTACGACGTGGTCGGGGTGTGTCGGGAGCAGAGCGTGGGCAAGCTCGACCGGTTCCAGGGTCGCATCACTCTCGTTCCCGGCCGAACCGATGACCGCGCGGTGATCCAGCGAGCCGTGGCGGGGTGTGATGGGGTGTTGACGGTTCTGGTTCCCTGGGGAGTGGAACACTACGCCACCGGCACCGCTCGAGCAGTGCTGGATTTCGCTCCACCGCGAGCACGGCTGATCTTCTCCTGCGGCTGGCACATCACCCGGGACGGGCAGGATGTCTACTCGTGGAAGCTCAAG
Proteins encoded in this region:
- a CDS encoding serine protease, producing MSWKSSTVRALLCTGLLIVGLGAPGLGVEAQPGVPGVDSSLPFEVDPIATAQQGPEPVGEEIALTIESPARLGTGTASTAPVWKYELTDPGASYIAPHFASMNLPEGAELVLRSPDGSRSWTYTGAGKIVPGASGFWGLHIPGETAVLELFSAKPVPQGAVLLDSYARGFPDSFPPSEPEALCGPDDSQWAKCYGGTMYNKSRAVARLLINGVSACTGWLVGPNGHLMTNEHCIGSASAAANTNYEFMAEGSSCSTSCASWFACPGTVVATSASLVKLNTSLDYALVQLPTNPTGTYGYFQLDACGASVGDEIYIPQHPAAWGKRIARASSHSLDSGTCRVRSLTETACSGGPGDVGYYCDTQGGSSGSPVVRHSDHYVIALHHCRGNPTCTSTGGQENRGVPIDAIISDLGGLLPSGAVVNTCAANLNLTGTPYYQVPFGVGLSANWSSIPGAASYRVTHFRQDACGSASVTITTTGNSSGSGAHNNCGAPDSCYYREATVEALDSGGNVITSETVSLCEVGPPPPLNLTATAYFQSGYRVGLSGSWSAVQGAANYRVTHFRQDACGSASVTSTTTGTSSSSGAHANCGAPTQCYYKRITVEAISAQGTSFITESADLCEIGNP
- a CDS encoding stress response translation initiation inhibitor YciH, coding for MRRKRPSRLVYSSESMVCAKCGWPAKECKCSDNLGEPVPEKVVAKLRIEKSGRGGKTVTVIYGLPRNESMLKALAKELKKACGSGGKAGDGQVEIQGDQRDQIRQLLQDRGWIVKG
- a CDS encoding SpvB/TcaC N-terminal domain-containing protein, which codes for MSLQRESPAELIALPQGGGALQGIGEKFSPDLFTGTGNLSVPITLPAGRNGFQPQLSLTYSSGHGQGPFGLGWRLSLPGIRRKTSKGVPRYDDQRDVFLLSGAEDLVEVGRAGGVATYRPRTEGLFARVEHHRKPGSDFWRVRSKDGLISDYGTEPPTGEGEGHGRDPGVVTDPTDPERIFAWRLTRTVDPFGNRIVYEYERDSGEGDRLWDQLYLRRIRYVDYGAASEERYLVSVTFDYDHERPDPLSDRRPGFELRTRWRCRAIEVRTHAESERHVRTYGLTYLDETEVSADRLPANGTSLLSRIAVTGHDGDLSEALPPLEFGYSRFEPQAREFLTLASAELPARSLADPHLELVDLFGNGLPDFLEMGPTVRYWRNLGGGRFDFPRPMRDAPAGLSFAQPGIRIIDADGDGRADLLVATGERAGYYPLASSGTWDRRSFRRYRTAPTFSLEDPEVRLVDLDGDGVTDAVRSGSSLECYFNDPERGWHATRRVERRRLEEFPNLSFSDPRVRWADMTGDGLQDIVLIHDGSVEVWPSLGRGDWAPRVSMQKSPRFPAGYDPARILLGDVDGDGLADLVYVSDTRVTLWINRGGLGWSEPIEIRGTPPVSDRDSVRLIDLLGTGIAGILWSREAGLELRGRSYFLDFTGGVKPYLLTAMNNHSGAVTRVEYQPSTRSYLADQERGLAWRTPLPFPVQVVARVEAADQLSGGKLTTEYSYHHGYWDGEEREFRGFGRVDQRDSEEFERYGTSGLHPGGGFQTVPTERFSPPVETRTWFHQGAVAGEAGGWTEQDFTTEYWSEDPKLLSRPPNQERALRSLPPPTRRDALRSLRGRILRSELYALDGGELEDRPYTVTEHLYGVREEVPPQAGDPGRRRVFFPHVLEERETRWERGEDPATRFTLTADYDPFGQPRRVLEIACPRGWRRPGDRPAGRYLATCTLTRYAEPAEGSPAAALERHIRDRISMTTRFDIVDEGGFSLEEIVERGRLQEGLRPLAQTLNFYDGEPFHGLPLGRVGRWGALVRTEELVLAEGMLRRVGEAAGFEGLAPYLFAGEASPDEIAWSVDYPTEFRARLPRAAGYVVHSEDDGCLAGCFARTERRCYDVQAAADGPGRGLVTAHLDPLAGEAAGAVAPTTATRISYDSYDLLPVVVVDAAGLRTEADYDYRVLQPRQVTDPNGNRKVFGFTPLGLLSSIAVQGKEGEAVGDGDHPSTVLRYDLSAFSPVGRPISVTTVRREHHHHDEGVSGEDRQRTLTTVEYSDGFGRPLQARTQAEDVLFGEGPLGQGSLPPVDGGNEACRRTLSGRRRGPGESDNVLVSGWQIYDNKGRVVRKYEPFFDHGWEYQPLGEETPGASVVMEYDPLGRVIRTVNPQGSEERVVYGRPPDLTDPALFRPSPWEVFAYDANDNGGRTHGDGALEFRHSWNTPRSTTLDALGRPVETIERLTSKPEAGAAVTVQELSTVTTYNLQGHPVEVQDALGHIVFRYLYDLAGRKLCTESLDAGVRWSIFDAAGNEIERRDPRGALILRSYDALQRPVRLWARDSGAREITLREVLIYGDDPQAEPQRSPAELNLLGRLYQHYDEAGRLTFEAYDFKGNVVEKTRQVLSDEAILAVYPSATTEPGGRTDALRVHWQPRPGESLEERARRLLDPAEHRLSSTYDALDRVTTTLYPLDADGERKRLEPRYNRAGALEALSLAGEPFVERIAYNARGQRILLVYGNGVMTRYAYDPETFRLVRLRSERLQSEGDAAYVPSGSQSDPATLFQDLAYRYDLGGNLLEIQDRAPRCGVLDNPQSLEVQGHDPELARRLVQGDALLRRFEYDSLDRLLRATGREHAAPPPPPPPPWTDRSPGTDLTRARLYTESYTYDGAGNLTRLKHGSVVRSFTLQPGLNRLQSLKVDGETYSYAYDANGNLTREGLSRHFEWDHSDRLRAFRNQMQGAEPSVHAHYLYDGSGERVKKLVRTSSGGHRSTVYVDGLFEHHRKVSGGSITENDTLHVLDGHQRIAVRRVGPPFSGDPSEPVQYHLGDHLGNSHVTVAGPGGGVVREEYTPYGETSFGGFVGKRFRFSGKERDEESGFCYYGARYYAPWLARWFSNDPEGSSSGSAGYRYAVNNPLRFVDPDGRKDREAILNTGPQGQGILSFVPGQVPGPTLRRWDGPGLAPTPRDRAVMEGRLPREDSEEGFLYDLELKKAMKSAWGASKVTPSVSSPSIPPSGQFLSSKELDASVAQAESRGNSIVYLRIDLSAGYFYVGRSGTDLGFGRFNVRQAEHGSGYSFLVLATVKGSLARVVEEDWIRRFGGPSIYGGYLENKRYEMNESIYRSTCQAIGREPIPRPTENRGLPNPPRPLWHPVTGGLRRLGTPRINLLPRAPRVPLK
- a CDS encoding NAD(P)H-binding protein, encoding MKKVCIIGASGKLGQYMVQHALDRGYDVVGVCREQSVGKLDRFQGRITLVPGRTDDRAVIQRAVAGCDGVLTVLVPWGVEHYATGTARAVLDFAPPRARLIFSCGWHITRDGQDVYSWKLKTFVRIFGFLARLFRFADLDDQVEACRRIFASDTLWTVVRGSDLEEGESQGLPVWSRHVGDPILESNLTRRVDFALFMVAALENDELIR